The nucleotide sequence ATTCGTTCGGCAAGTCCGTCGATGGCAGCGGCCAGGCCGCCCTGCATCAGGGACTCCGGCATGATGCCGGCGACCATCCGCCGGAACTCGGCGTTCAGATCCGTCAGGCCGTCGGCCAGGGAATTGATGCACCTGGCGATTTCCTGGTCCGGAATCCGTCGACTTAGTTTGCGGGCGGTCATCCCCAGCACCACCAGATGTTGCTGAGCGCCGTCGTGCAGGTCCCGGGCGATGCGCCGCCGCTCGGTGTCGGCGGCCTGCACCAGTCGAAGTCGGGAATTGCGTAATGCTTCTTCCCGCACGCGGAGGTGCGCCAGGGTGAGCTGCTGCTCGTCGGCGATACGTTGCTTCTCGATGGACATCGCCACCAGGCTGCCGATCACGTCCACGCCGGCGTTCCTGGCGAGCATCGTGCCGTCGTAGACGATCGCACCGACCAGGACGCCGTCGTACCGGACCGGATGCAGCAGTCGTCGGTCGGCGGCCGGCCGGGGCTCGGCGAGGATGGCGCCCCATTCGTCGATGTAGGCAGCCCCTCGTCGGTAGAGCACGATCGCATGGGGATCACCGAGGGCGGACGCCACGGAGGCCGTCAGGTCTCCGGAGGTCGGCGTGGCCTGCCCGATCCGGACCACCATGTCACGGACGTCCGTGGCCCGCCCGAACGAACCACGGAGCAGTCCGAACAGGAAAACCACCGGCAGCAGCAGTAGAATGGTGGCCTGGCCGGTCGAGAGCCAGGCCGCGAGCGTCGTGCCACGCGCGGCGGTCAGGCCGATTGCGGTGACACCGATCAACAGGGGACAGACGATCCGGTACCAGCGCAGGGGCCCGAGCACACTTCGCTGTTCGCTGCCCGCGTGGGCGGAGGCAATGACGACGATGACCGCGGTGGCCACAACCGAGCTGACGCCGATCGCCGATTGGATCCAACTGGTGAGACCGACGACGAAATGGGGGACCCTGGGGAAGATCGAGAATCGCCCGGCACCGATCAGATATTTGGGGACCTCCAACACGGTGGAGACGAAGTAGCCGACTCCGACCACCCACCGCGCGACGCGGCCGGGCACCACACCGGTGGGGAAGGCCAGCAGGAGGTGGACCGTCAACGCCAGGGGAAGGCTGTGGGTGATGGAACCGATCAGCTGCAGGAACGGCTGATGGAGACGGCTGAGGTCCGAGAGCCACAGGGAAAAGCCGTCGAGGAGCAGTAGCAGACCCAGCCGGTTGTTGGGGCGCAGCCAGAGTGCGACGAGCCCGCTGGTGAGATAGAGCAGGTAGGACAGCGCGCTCACGACGACGTTGACCCCTGCGATCGACGGGGTCGCGAGGGCCAGGGTGATACCGACCATGGCGAGCCCGAAGGAGAACAGGACCATGACGGCTCTGGACATCGCGGGGGCGGACCACTGGCTGCGTCCGCGAACATCGGCGTCCAGCTGGAGTGCGACACATGCTGCTGCCCAACCGGAGTGTTGTTCCGCGCCGGGAGCGGGGTCCGCTACTGCGACGCCCGGGATGTCGGGGTCCAAGCCGGTGTCCGCAAGACTAACATGGTCGGACGGCGGGGCCTTCATCGGAGGATCATTCGCCAACGATATTGTCGTCGGCGTCGTTCTGTCCATTAACTGGGCTCATGCCGCGGTCGGTGTGGTCCTGGCACCATTGCGACCGGGGCATGTCACGAGCCACAGTAAGGAGACCCGCCAGAGCGCAAGGGTCCTGGACGGCTTTCGCGGATGAGTAGTAGGACGGATGGTTCTGACATGGGTGTCGACCCGGACCCGTCGGGGGTAGGGACGGTCAGCGCAACGGACGGGGGAATCCGATGCGTCTAATCATCGGCGAGGACGAGGCATTGCTGAGGATGGGGCTGTCCAGTCTTCTGACCGACGAGGGCCACGAGGTCGTCGCGGCGACCAGCAACGCCGTCGACCTGGTCTCCACGACCCTGCAACTCCGGCCCGACCTCGTGATCACCGATATCCGGATGCCGCCGAATCACACGCGGGACGGTATCGACGCGGCCCTCCGAATTCGGGCACTACGCCCGGGAACTGCCGTGCTCGTACTGTCACAGCACGTGGACAGTGCGGGCGCGACCGACCTCCTGTCCAGCGGCGAGGGCCGTATCGGATACCTGCTCAAGCACCGGATCATGGACATCGATCCATTTCTGCTCGCCATCGAGCAGGTGCTGGCCGGCGGGTCCGTGATCGATCCGGAAGTCGTGGCGAGCATGATCAGTCGGCGCCGAAACGACAATCCGGTCGACGGTCTGAGTCCTCGCCGCCGGGAAACCCTCGCCCTGATGGCGGAGGGGTACAGCAACTCCCGGATCGCCGAGGCGCTGTTCGTCACCGAGAAGGCCGTGGCCCGGAACATCGCCTCGATCTTCTCGACGCTCGGGCTTCCGCCCTCCGCCGATGACCACCGGCGGGTCCTGGCCGTCATCAAATATCTGAATCGATAACGTCCACTGGTCCGTGGTGCGCGTCACTGTGTGGCTGGACAGCCGGCCCGGAGGTGGTGACAGCACCCCAATTGTTATTGAACGATAGATACCATTTTATTAAGGTGGGACACTAAGCCGGGCCGGATGGCTCGTGTGGTAATGCCCCGGACAGCAGAGGATTTATCGTGAAACTTCCCCACGAATCAGCCGTATTCAGCCGGAGGGTCGGGCTGCGAGCAGTGGCCGCCTCGAGCCTGATCGGGCTCGCGGCCTGCACCTCGAAGGCCACGACGGGAAGCAGCGCCGCCGGGTCGACGCCGGCGGATGTGTCAGCGGCTGCGACGAGTCCTGTTGCGAAATCAGATGCCTTGCTCTCCACGGCACTGGCGCCTGTCGTCCCGACCCAGCCGATGCTGAGCCCGAGTCAGGTGTCCGGGGTACCGATTCCGGCCGGTCGCATCGATGCATCCATCAAGCAACTCGACGCGCTGGCCGCCAAGTTGATGGCACGGTCGGGTGTTCCCGGGATGGCGGTCGCCGTCGTACACGGCGGTAAGACGGTGTATGCAAAAGGCTTCGGTGTGAAAGAGATCGGGCAATCCGGACAAGTAGATGCGAATACCGTCTTTCAGCTTGCGTCTTTGTCGAAGCCTATCGGAGCGACCGTCGTTGCCCGTCAGGTCAGCAAGAAGCGGATCACCTGGGAGACCAAAGTGGTCGAGCATCTGCCCTGGTTCGCCCTGGCCGATCCGTACGTCACCGCCAATCTCACCATCGGCGATTGCTACGCACACCGCTCAGGACTCTCGGGCCAGTCCGGTGATCTGATCGAAGACCTCGGCTACGACCGCAAGCAGGTCCTAACGCGTCTGCGGTATCTGCCGTTGGATCCGTTTCGGATCACCTACAACTACACCAACTGGGGTATCACCGCCGGTGCGGAAGCGGCCGCTGTCGCATCCGGTATCGAGTGGGAGGCTCTTTCCGAGCGGGATCTGTATGCGCCGTTGGGGATGACATCGACCAGTTCTCGGTTCGCCGACTACAAGGCGCGGAAGAATCGCGCGGTGGGCCACGCGTACGTGGACGGCCGTTTCCAGGCGAAGTACGTGCGTGAACCTGACACGCAGGCTCCGGCGGGCGGCGTCAGCTCCTCGGTGGACGATCTCGGCAAGTGGCTGGCCCTGCTGCTCGCCGACGGCAAGGCACCCGCGGCCGGCACCGACGCCGACGGCCAGTTCATCACCCCGCAGGCTCTTGGTGCTGCGCTGACCCCGCAGATCGTCTCGTCTCCGCCCGCCACCCCGGATGCCCGCACCGGCTTTTACGGCTTCGGGTTCAACGTCGGGGTCCAGCCCTCCGGCCGCGTCCAGTTCTCCCATTCCGGGGCGTTCATCCTCGGCGCCGGCACAAATGTGGTGCTGCTGCCTTCGGCCGACATCGCCATCGTCACGCTGACCAATGCGGCACCGATGGGTCTGGCCGAATCGCTGAACGCGGAGTTCATGGATCTGGTGCAGTTCGGATCTTCGCAACGCGACTGGTATGCGGGTTATCACGCCCTTCTGGCGGCCCTGCTGGTGCCCGTCGGTGCGCTGGTCGGAAAGGTGCCGCCGGCTGCTCCGGTGCCGGCGAAGGCATCTACCCGCTATATCGGTCGTTACACCCACGACTGCTATGGCCCTGTCGAAGTGGTTGCCAGCGGCGCAGCGCTCGCGCTCCTGCTCGGTCCGCAACCCGTCAGCTATCCGATGACGCATTGGTCAGGTGACGAATTCATCGTCCATTTCAACTTCGAGTCGACCGGGATCGGCAGCGTGTCCGCAGTGACGTTCAAGCTCGGCGCCAGTGGGCCGGCCACCTCCGTCCTCATCGAGGTGCTCGACAAGGACAAGGTCGGAAACTTCACCAGAGCGGGTGCCTGATCGAGCAAATGAGCCGCAGCGGGACCAGGCGAGGTCGTCCAGAGTGTGGACGGATCGACGGTAGCAGGCTACCAATTCGAGAAATACATCGCGCTGAGTGCGCATATTCGTTCGGGAGATACCATGAAGAGGTCTGACACACACCGGGGCCGCACCCGATCAGGGCTTGCGGTATTGACGGTGGTCTTGCTGTTAACTGCGGCCTGTGGGTCGAATTCAGCCGCATCGAAGGGTTCGGTGACAGCCTCCAGCAGTTCGAATGCCGCCGTGTCGAGCAAGGCGTCGAGCAGCTCGGCGGCCTCCTCGGCGCCGGCCAGTTCGAGTACCGGAGCTGCGCCTTGCATCACCGATGTCAACAGCGTGATTTCGCGCAAGGCCGGGGAGACCTCGACGACGGGAACGCTCCCGTCGGCGGAAGTCACCAAGCTCGCTACGGCTGCTGCGGCGTCGTTCAAGTTGGCGGCGGCACCGGGCGCAGTGGTGGGCGTGCGCACCCCGGCCGGCAGCTGGACCCAGGTCTACGGAGAGGCTGATCCGGCGGCCAACGCTCCGATGACGGTGGGGATTCACACCCGCATCGGTTCGGTGACCAAGACATTCACCGGCACCCTGCTCCTGCAGCTGGTGCAGGCCAGGAAGCTGAGCCTGGACGATCCGATCAGCAAATATGAGCCAGGCATCCCCAATGGGGACCGGATCACACTGCGGATGCTTGCCGATATGACGAGCGGGATCTTCAGCTATACCCAGAGCACCGCCTTCACCGATCCGTTCTTCGCCAAACCACAGACGAACTTCACCCCGGCGGAGCTGGTGAAGATCGGTGTGGCCGGATCCCCGATCTTCGAGCCGGGTGCGAAATTCAATTACTCGAACACCAACACGATCCTGCTGGGTCTGGTGATCGAGAAGGTTACCGGGCAGAGCTTCGGGCAGGTGCTCCAGCAGATGGTGCTCGACCCGTTGAAGCTGACGAACACCACGTGGCCGGGCGATTCCACTGCGATTCCGGCGCCGTTCGCACGTGGGTTCACGCTGCAGGGGGACACCGCGACTCCCTCGAAGCCCAGTGATGCGACCAATTGGAGCTCCACGTGGGGATGGACGGCAGGCCAGATGATCTCGAACATAAGTGACCTGTTGACTTATGGTCGCGCTCTGGGCACCGGGCAGGGTCTGCTCGATCCCGCCGTGCAGGCGCAACGCCTGAACTCCTTTCCCGGCGCGGCCGGCTACGGACTGGCTTTGGGATGCGCCGGCGGATGGGTAGGCCACACCGGCGAACTCCCCGGCTACAACACAGCCTTGTACTACGACACCACCACTGACACCACCGTCGTCGTGCAGACCAATAGCGACATCCAGTCGGGCAATTGCCCGGAGAAGGGCAC is from Nakamurella sp. PAMC28650 and encodes:
- a CDS encoding sensor histidine kinase; translation: MSRAVMVLFSFGLAMVGITLALATPSIAGVNVVVSALSYLLYLTSGLVALWLRPNNRLGLLLLLDGFSLWLSDLSRLHQPFLQLIGSITHSLPLALTVHLLLAFPTGVVPGRVARWVVGVGYFVSTVLEVPKYLIGAGRFSIFPRVPHFVVGLTSWIQSAIGVSSVVATAVIVVIASAHAGSEQRSVLGPLRWYRIVCPLLIGVTAIGLTAARGTTLAAWLSTGQATILLLLPVVFLFGLLRGSFGRATDVRDMVVRIGQATPTSGDLTASVASALGDPHAIVLYRRGAAYIDEWGAILAEPRPAADRRLLHPVRYDGVLVGAIVYDGTMLARNAGVDVIGSLVAMSIEKQRIADEQQLTLAHLRVREEALRNSRLRLVQAADTERRRIARDLHDGAQQHLVVLGMTARKLSRRIPDQEIARCINSLADGLTDLNAEFRRMVAGIMPESLMQGGLAAAIDGLAERMPVPTRVQISGIPDGLPAESESTVYFTVAEALANAVKHAQAQSIEVTVEHVSGNLITTITDDGIGFADPSRGTGLTGLADRIGALGGTISIRSDAGQGTRLRAEVPCGRAELTSF
- a CDS encoding response regulator transcription factor; protein product: MRLIIGEDEALLRMGLSSLLTDEGHEVVAATSNAVDLVSTTLQLRPDLVITDIRMPPNHTRDGIDAALRIRALRPGTAVLVLSQHVDSAGATDLLSSGEGRIGYLLKHRIMDIDPFLLAIEQVLAGGSVIDPEVVASMISRRRNDNPVDGLSPRRRETLALMAEGYSNSRIAEALFVTEKAVARNIASIFSTLGLPPSADDHRRVLAVIKYLNR
- a CDS encoding serine hydrolase; translated protein: MKLPHESAVFSRRVGLRAVAASSLIGLAACTSKATTGSSAAGSTPADVSAAATSPVAKSDALLSTALAPVVPTQPMLSPSQVSGVPIPAGRIDASIKQLDALAAKLMARSGVPGMAVAVVHGGKTVYAKGFGVKEIGQSGQVDANTVFQLASLSKPIGATVVARQVSKKRITWETKVVEHLPWFALADPYVTANLTIGDCYAHRSGLSGQSGDLIEDLGYDRKQVLTRLRYLPLDPFRITYNYTNWGITAGAEAAAVASGIEWEALSERDLYAPLGMTSTSSRFADYKARKNRAVGHAYVDGRFQAKYVREPDTQAPAGGVSSSVDDLGKWLALLLADGKAPAAGTDADGQFITPQALGAALTPQIVSSPPATPDARTGFYGFGFNVGVQPSGRVQFSHSGAFILGAGTNVVLLPSADIAIVTLTNAAPMGLAESLNAEFMDLVQFGSSQRDWYAGYHALLAALLVPVGALVGKVPPAAPVPAKASTRYIGRYTHDCYGPVEVVASGAALALLLGPQPVSYPMTHWSGDEFIVHFNFESTGIGSVSAVTFKLGASGPATSVLIEVLDKDKVGNFTRAGA
- a CDS encoding serine hydrolase translates to MISRKAGETSTTGTLPSAEVTKLATAAAASFKLAAAPGAVVGVRTPAGSWTQVYGEADPAANAPMTVGIHTRIGSVTKTFTGTLLLQLVQARKLSLDDPISKYEPGIPNGDRITLRMLADMTSGIFSYTQSTAFTDPFFAKPQTNFTPAELVKIGVAGSPIFEPGAKFNYSNTNTILLGLVIEKVTGQSFGQVLQQMVLDPLKLTNTTWPGDSTAIPAPFARGFTLQGDTATPSKPSDATNWSSTWGWTAGQMISNISDLLTYGRALGTGQGLLDPAVQAQRLNSFPGAAGYGLALGCAGGWVGHTGELPGYNTALYYDTTTDTTVVVQTNSDIQSGNCPEKGTTLTDDPGQAVCSAPATRIFNALAVALNHPFAMS